TGGTGGTTGCCCTCATGCGTAACGGCATGCAGGGTGTCGCACCAGCAGATTTTGTTGCGCCTTCGCCATGGGAATTAGCAAATTTAGCATTTTTGGTAGCATTAATGGGTTGGATGCCGGCACCAATTGAAATTTCTGCCATTAACTCCATGTGGGTGGTGGCAAAACGTCGCTTGACCAAAGTCTCCTATCAGGACGGATTGTTTGACTTTAACGTAGGGTACATCAGCACGGCTATTTTAGCAGTTGTGTTCTTAGCGCTTGGTGCTTTGGTACAATTTGGTTCACCTGAAACCGTGGAAATGGTGGGTGGTAAATATATTGCACAACTTATCAATATGTATGCCAGCACGATTGGTGAATGGGCACGTTTACTGATTGCCGTGATTGCATTTATGTGTATGTTTGGCACCACAATTACCGTTATCGACGGCTATTCGCGTACTAACGTTGAATCCTTGCGTTTATTGCTCGGCAAACACGAGAGTTCGGTGAGAACCTTAAATATCGCGATGGTTTTGGCGGCATTATCCGGTTTGGCAATTATTTTCTACTTTAATAACGCCGTTGGCCCAATGTTAAAATTCGCGATGATCGCTTCCTTTGTTTCCGCACCGGTTTTTGCTTGGTTAAATTTATCCTTAACTATGAAAGCCAAACACAGCGTGAAAGGCGGATTATTGTGGTTATCCTTTATTGGCTTATTCTATTTAACCGCATTTGCTGCCTTATTTATTGCGCAACAAGCAGGTTGGCTAAGCTAAAAACGTCACCTAAATCCACCGCACTTTGAGATCCATTTTCAAAGTGCGGTTGTTTTTTTATAGCATTTTATTAGAGAAAAATTTCCTAAGTAAAGCAGGTATCTGGGTGAAATATAAAAATAATCAATCCGTACTGGTCGTTATTTATGCTCAAAATAGCGGTAGAGTTTTGATGCTTCAACGCCGTGATGATACCGATTTTTGGCAATCGGTCACCGGTTCCCTTGAATCCGGTGAGACACCAAAAGAAACTGCAATGCGTGAAGTTTGGGAAGAAGTGCGGTTAAAAATTTCGGAAAATTCGACCGAACTTTTTGACTGCAATGAAAGCGTAGAATTTGAAATTTTTCCGCATTTCCGTTATAAATACGCACCGAATGTGACCCATTGCCGAGAGCATTGGTTTCTGTTGTCGGTGGAACAGGAATTTATTCCTGAGTTAACCGAACATCTCGCTTTTCAATGGGTTTCGCCAACACAAGCAATTAAAATCACGAAATCCCCAAATAACGCAGAAGCGATAAGAAAATATTTACTCGATTTAACAAAATAGAAGGAAACAATATGGCAGGCCATAGTAAGTGGGCAAATATTAAACACCGCAAAGCAGCGCAAGATGCGCAACGCGGCAAAATTTTTACTAAATTAATTCGCGAATTAGTGACCGCAGCAAAAATCGGTGGCGGCGATGTCGGTTCTAACCCACGTTTACGTGCGGCGGTGGATAAAGCCTTAAGCAACAATATGACCCGCGATACGATCAATCGTGCTATTGAGCGCGGTGTGGGCGGCGGCGATGACACCAATATGGAAACCAAAATCTATGAAGGTTACGGCCCTGGCGGCACGGCAGTGATGGTGGAATGCTTAAGCGATAACGCCAACCGTACTATTTCCCAAGTACGCCCGAGTTTTACTAAATGTGGCGGTAACTTAGGAACAGAAGGTTCTGTCGGTTATTTATTCAGCAAAAAAGGGCTGATTTTAGTAAACCAGGCGGATGAAGACGCGCTAATGGAAGCTGCAATTGAAGCCGGAGCAGATGATGTTCAGCCGCAAGATGATGGCTCTTTTGAAATTTATACCGCGTGGGAAGAATTAGGTTCCGTACGCGATGGCATTGAAGCTGCGGGATTTAAAGTGCAAGAAGCGGAAGTAACGATGATTCCGTCAACTACCGTGGATCTTGATCTTGAAACCGCACCGAAACTGCTTCGTTTAATTGATATGTTGGAAGACTGTGATGACGTGCAAAATGTCTATCACAACGGTGAAATTAGCGATGAAGTCGCTGCACAACTGTAATTATGTAATAAATGGGTAGGAAAGCTACCCATTTTTATTTAAAACCATGAACATTATTTTAGGCATTGACCCCGGTTCCCGTGTGACCGGTTATGGTGTGATTCAGCAGAATAGACGGCAATTGGAATATCTTGGTAGTGGTACGATTCGCACCCAAGTGGAAGATTTGCCGACCCGCTTAAAACGAATTTATGCAGGTGTAACAGAAATTATTACGCAATTTCAACCGGATATGTTTGCCATTGAGCAAGTTTTCATGGCAAAAAATGCTGACTCGGCATTAAAGCTGGGACAAGCGCGTGGTACGGCGATAGTCGCGGCGGTGAATCATGATTTACCGGTGTTCGAATATGCGGCGCGCTTGGTGAAGCAAACTGTAGTCGGTATCGGTTCAGCAGATAAAGTTCAGGTACAGGAAATGGTTACCCGCATTCTTAAACTCTCCGACAAGCCGCAAGTCGACGCAGCCGATGCTTTGGCAATCGCCATTACCCACGCCCATTCCATACAACATTCTTTTCACGTTGCCGGTGCGGCAAGTCAACATAAAATACAGGAAAAACCGGCTACACTTTTGCAAACTCGATACAGTCGAGGTCGCTTCCGTTTAAAAATTTAACTGGATGTTCGTCCAGTTTTATTTTATTCTATGCAAAAATTTTTGCTTATGGATCGATTATGATTGGCCGTTTAAAAGGCATTCTGTTAGAAAAACTCCCTCCTGAAATTTTACTCGACGTACAAGGCGTGGGCTACGAGCTACTATTGCCGATGACGAGTTTCTATAATCTGCCTGAAACTGGGCAAGAAACCACTTTATTTACTCATCTTGTAGTGCGTGAAGATGCCCATTTACTATTTGGGTTTGCGCAAAAAACCGACCGTACTTTATTCCGCGAACTGATCAAAACCAACGGCGTCGGACCAAAACTGGCGTTAGCAATTTTGTCTGCCATGTCGGTGGAACAATTCACTTATGCGATTGAACACGAAGAATTGTCGAAATTAATTAAAATTCCCGGGGTAGGCAAGAAAACGGCAGAACGTTTATTAGTAGAATTAAAAGGCAAATTTAAGGGCTTGATACAAAACGATTTCTTCGTGGAAAACAGCCATATTTCAACATCGCTGACAGCACCGCATTCGGAAAGCGCAGCCGAAGAAGCAGTAGCCGCATTAATTGCGCTCGGTTATAAACCGACGGAGGCGGAAAAAATGGTAAAACGTGTGACGAAACCGGAATTAAGCCGTGAGCAATTAATTCGCGAAGCCTTAAAAACGGCTTTGTAATAGGATAGCTTAATGATTGAAGTAGACAGAATTATTAGCGGCCAAGCGAAGCTTGATGAAGACGTAATTGATCGCGCTATTCGCCCGAAATTATTGGCAGATTATGTAGGGCAGCCACAGGTGTGCGAACAAATGGAGATTTTCATTAAAGCGGCAAAATTGCGTCAAGACGCGTTGGATCATTTGTTAATTTTCGGCCCGCCGGGATTAGGGAAAACGACGTTGGCGAATATTGTTGCCAATGAAATGGGCGTGAATATTCGCACCACATCCGGGCCTGTATTGGAAAAAGCGGGCGATTTGGCGGCGATGTTAACTAATCTTGAGCCACACGATGTATTGTTTATTGATGAAATTCACCGCCTTTCGCCGGCAATTGAAGAAGTGCTTTATCCGGCGATGGAGGATTATCAGCTAGATATTATGATCGGCGAAGGGCCGGCCGCACGGTCCATTAAATTAGATTTGCCGCCATTCACTCTTGTCGGTGCAACGACACGAGCCGGCTCGTTAACCTCACCGCTACGTGATCGTTTCGGTATCGTACAGCGCTTAGAATTTTACTCCGAGGAAGATTTAACCTCTATTGTGGCGAGAAGTGCAGCCTGTTTAAATCTGCAATTAGAACCTCAAGCGGCATTTGAAATTGCGCGTCGTTCTCGCGGTACACCGCGCATTGCTAATCGCTTACTGCGTCGCGTCCGTGATTATGCGGATGTAAAAAATAATGGAATTATTTCATACGCTCTATCCAAACAAGCGCTTTTGATGCTCGATGTGGATGATGCAGGGTTTGATTATTTAGACCGAAAATTACTGACCGCGCTGCTTGAACGCTTTGACGGCGGACCGGTAGGGCTGGATAATCTTGCAGCGGCAATCGGTGAAGAACGCGATACTATTGAAGATGTGTTGGAGCCTTATCTCATCCAACAAGGTTTTTTACAGCGTACTCCGAGAGGACGCATTGCGACTTCGCAAACTTACCGTCATTTCGGTTTGCAAAAACTTACCGAAAATTCCGTGTAATCGCTTAATCAGTTATTGTTTCATTATCCTTGATAAGAACAGTATTCAAACAGTAGGTAAAAATGTTAAAACGTAAAACTTTTTTAAAGAAAATGAAATCACGCGATATTTCATCATCACGCAATTTGCGTTTAAGACGTCTAAAACACCACAAACAAAAATTATTTGCACGCCACGAATTACAATTCGTGGTACAAGATATTTGCTGTTAAAGAAAAACCCCGATATACATCGGGGTTCTTTCTGCTTTTATTTTGCTGTCGGTACGACAAGTTCCGGTTCTGCCGGTTTCTTAACATTACCGAACTGTTTGTCTTTGTTCGCGTCAATAATTTGTTGAGTTTGCTTTGCAAGCGTTTCTAAACCCATCTTTTGGTAAGCGTCACGCATTAAGAATAAACCTTCATAAGTGGCTTGCGCATCAGGATATTGTTGCAACATTCCTACTACGCGGTTTGCCACAGCAACGTCTGCATTACGTTTGGCATAAAACTTTGCAATATCTAATTCATGACGTGCTAAAGAATCTTTGATATAAGCCATACGCGCTAGCGCGTCTTGCGAATACGGACTATTTGGGAAGGCTCGTACAAGACTTTGGAAATTCGCGAATGCGGTCTTCAGCGAGCTAGTCTCACGGGTTGCGCGATCGATACCGAAGAAATCTTGAATCGGATTATCCGCTGTTGCCGAATTCGTTAAACCCGCCATGTATACTGCATAATCACGGTTTGGACTTTGCGGAAATTGATTTAAAAATTTATCGACGGTCACTAATACCGCCGTATAATCTTGCGATTTATAATTCGCATAAATTAAGTCTAGCATCGCTTGCTCTTGATAAGTACTGCCAAGAAAACGCTCCGTAGCCGCATTCAAATAACGAATCGCTTCCGAATATCCTCCTTCTTGCAATGCGTTTGAACCTTTGTTATAAAGTTCCTCCACCGAAGAATCTTCCACACTTTTATTGGCGCTTGAACATCCGACAATAAACACAGCCATCGCAAACACCACCAAAGATTTTATTTTACGCATTGTTTTTTCCTTAATTTTTACGAAAACTAATAAATAAGATACAATTGGCCGCCATTTTATAGAACATTGGAAAATAAGCCAACTTTTTCAAGTTATTGAGATAGATTTTATGCCGCAAATTACCCTTTCTGCTGAAGTTCAGCCCGGACAAATAGGGCAGCGATTAGACCAAGCTCTCGCCGAGTTGTTCCCCGAATATTCCCGTTCGCGTCTAAAAACCTGGATTGAAGCGGAACTTGTGAAAATAAATGGGCGCGTTGCTAATCTACCGCGCGAAAAAGTCCTCGGCGAGGAACAAATCGAAATCACCGTAGAAGTAGAAGAGGAAACGCGTTTTGTACCTGAAAATATTCCACTCAATATCGTTTACGAAGATGACGATATTTTAGTCATTAATAAACCGAAAGATCTGGTAGTACATCCAGGCGCCGGCAACCCAACCGGCACCGTGCTAAATGCCTT
Above is a genomic segment from Aggregatibacter sp. HMT-949 containing:
- a CDS encoding outer membrane protein assembly factor BamD; translated protein: MRKIKSLVVFAMAVFIVGCSSANKSVEDSSVEELYNKGSNALQEGGYSEAIRYLNAATERFLGSTYQEQAMLDLIYANYKSQDYTAVLVTVDKFLNQFPQSPNRDYAVYMAGLTNSATADNPIQDFFGIDRATRETSSLKTAFANFQSLVRAFPNSPYSQDALARMAYIKDSLARHELDIAKFYAKRNADVAVANRVVGMLQQYPDAQATYEGLFLMRDAYQKMGLETLAKQTQQIIDANKDKQFGNVKKPAEPELVVPTAK
- a CDS encoding NRAMP family divalent metal transporter; this translates as MSEVSNPVEKSTWASKFAALGPGIVMASAAVGGSHIIASTQAGAIYGWELVSIVILANLFKYPFFRFGVQYTLDTGNTLLEGYRQKGKFYLWLFLILNIFATVINTAAVGLLTAAILTFITPIPLPMPVLSSLVILVTTGILLLGKYRLLDSLSKIIMIALTITTVSAVVVALMRNGMQGVAPADFVAPSPWELANLAFLVALMGWMPAPIEISAINSMWVVAKRRLTKVSYQDGLFDFNVGYISTAILAVVFLALGALVQFGSPETVEMVGGKYIAQLINMYASTIGEWARLLIAVIAFMCMFGTTITVIDGYSRTNVESLRLLLGKHESSVRTLNIAMVLAALSGLAIIFYFNNAVGPMLKFAMIASFVSAPVFAWLNLSLTMKAKHSVKGGLLWLSFIGLFYLTAFAALFIAQQAGWLS
- the ruvA gene encoding Holliday junction branch migration protein RuvA gives rise to the protein MIGRLKGILLEKLPPEILLDVQGVGYELLLPMTSFYNLPETGQETTLFTHLVVREDAHLLFGFAQKTDRTLFRELIKTNGVGPKLALAILSAMSVEQFTYAIEHEELSKLIKIPGVGKKTAERLLVELKGKFKGLIQNDFFVENSHISTSLTAPHSESAAEEAVAALIALGYKPTEAEKMVKRVTKPELSREQLIREALKTAL
- the nudB gene encoding dihydroneopterin triphosphate diphosphatase — translated: MKYKNNQSVLVVIYAQNSGRVLMLQRRDDTDFWQSVTGSLESGETPKETAMREVWEEVRLKISENSTELFDCNESVEFEIFPHFRYKYAPNVTHCREHWFLLSVEQEFIPELTEHLAFQWVSPTQAIKITKSPNNAEAIRKYLLDLTK
- the ruvB gene encoding Holliday junction branch migration DNA helicase RuvB; translation: MIEVDRIISGQAKLDEDVIDRAIRPKLLADYVGQPQVCEQMEIFIKAAKLRQDALDHLLIFGPPGLGKTTLANIVANEMGVNIRTTSGPVLEKAGDLAAMLTNLEPHDVLFIDEIHRLSPAIEEVLYPAMEDYQLDIMIGEGPAARSIKLDLPPFTLVGATTRAGSLTSPLRDRFGIVQRLEFYSEEDLTSIVARSAACLNLQLEPQAAFEIARRSRGTPRIANRLLRRVRDYADVKNNGIISYALSKQALLMLDVDDAGFDYLDRKLLTALLERFDGGPVGLDNLAAAIGEERDTIEDVLEPYLIQQGFLQRTPRGRIATSQTYRHFGLQKLTENSV
- the ruvC gene encoding crossover junction endodeoxyribonuclease RuvC encodes the protein MNIILGIDPGSRVTGYGVIQQNRRQLEYLGSGTIRTQVEDLPTRLKRIYAGVTEIITQFQPDMFAIEQVFMAKNADSALKLGQARGTAIVAAVNHDLPVFEYAARLVKQTVVGIGSADKVQVQEMVTRILKLSDKPQVDAADALAIAITHAHSIQHSFHVAGAASQHKIQEKPATLLQTRYSRGRFRLKI
- a CDS encoding YebC/PmpR family DNA-binding transcriptional regulator — encoded protein: MAGHSKWANIKHRKAAQDAQRGKIFTKLIRELVTAAKIGGGDVGSNPRLRAAVDKALSNNMTRDTINRAIERGVGGGDDTNMETKIYEGYGPGGTAVMVECLSDNANRTISQVRPSFTKCGGNLGTEGSVGYLFSKKGLILVNQADEDALMEAAIEAGADDVQPQDDGSFEIYTAWEELGSVRDGIEAAGFKVQEAEVTMIPSTTVDLDLETAPKLLRLIDMLEDCDDVQNVYHNGEISDEVAAQL